The Lutibacter sp. Hel_I_33_5 genome has a window encoding:
- the fabD gene encoding ACP S-malonyltransferase: MKAYIFPGQGAQFPGMGLDLYEQYPLAQEYFEKANQILGFNITDIMFEGTAEQLKETKVTQPAIFLHSVILAKVLGDSFQPEMVAGHSLGELSALVANGVLSFEDGLILVSKRALAMQKACEIQKSTMAAVLGLEDKIVEDICAEIDGVVVAANYNCPGQLVISGEVSAIEKACEILTEKGARRALILPVGGAFHSPMMEPAREELAAAIEETTFSEPTCAVYQNVPAKAVTNPDEIKENLIAQLTAPVKWTQCIQSMIADGGTEFIEVGPGKVLQGLMRKIDRSVAASGVSLEA, from the coding sequence ATGAAAGCATATATTTTTCCAGGTCAAGGAGCACAATTTCCAGGAATGGGATTGGATTTATACGAACAATACCCTTTGGCTCAAGAATATTTTGAAAAAGCCAACCAGATTTTAGGGTTCAATATTACCGACATTATGTTTGAAGGTACTGCGGAACAATTGAAAGAAACTAAAGTAACGCAACCGGCTATATTTTTACATTCGGTAATTTTAGCAAAAGTATTAGGTGATTCTTTTCAGCCAGAAATGGTAGCGGGTCATTCTTTAGGTGAATTATCTGCATTGGTTGCTAACGGAGTTTTATCTTTTGAAGATGGATTAATTTTAGTTTCTAAGCGTGCTTTGGCGATGCAGAAAGCATGTGAAATTCAAAAATCAACGATGGCAGCTGTTTTAGGATTGGAAGATAAAATAGTGGAAGATATTTGTGCAGAAATTGATGGAGTAGTGGTTGCTGCAAATTATAATTGCCCAGGGCAATTAGTAATTTCTGGTGAAGTTTCTGCAATTGAAAAGGCTTGTGAAATATTAACAGAAAAAGGCGCAAGAAGAGCATTAATTTTACCTGTTGGTGGTGCTTTTCACTCCCCAATGATGGAGCCTGCAAGAGAAGAATTGGCTGCTGCAATTGAAGAAACTACTTTTAGCGAACCGACTTGTGCAGTATATCAAAATGTGCCAGCAAAAGCTGTTACAAACCCTGATGAAATAAAAGAAAATTTAATTGCGCAATTAACTGCTCCTGTTAAATGGACACAATGTATCCAGTCTATGATTGCTGATGGAGGAACTGAATTTATTGAAGTTGGACCTGGTAAAGTGTTACAGGGTTTAATGCGTAAAATTGATAGATCTGTTGCTGCGAGTGGTGTTAGTTTGGAGGCGTAG
- a CDS encoding Fic family protein, which produces MLKVKKQAIIDFVRANQPVERASIYKGVKVKMGESTIRRLLLEMTPKLIKTHGNGKARRYSISDAYELFVPIDLKAYYNLLPEERNAKKFFNLELIPKVLSKAELFTKEEIEQLNLLHDKYTKNIAPLSSSEYKKELEILAIDLSWKSGEIEGNTYTLLETEALIKYKELAEGKKQEDAIMLLNHKDALDFIIAEPDYLKPLTINRIEDIHSILIKKLGVERNIRKRGVGVGGTEYKPLSMEQQIVEVLQQMCDLVNERNNIFEKALLLLILLSYIQAFNDGNKRTARIISNAILMENGYCPLSYRSVKASDYKKAMLLFYEQNNITEFKKIFINQYKYAVNKYFNLEPKLTE; this is translated from the coding sequence ATGTTAAAGGTTAAAAAACAAGCAATTATAGATTTTGTAAGAGCAAATCAACCAGTAGAAAGGGCGAGCATTTACAAAGGAGTAAAAGTAAAAATGGGGGAAAGTACCATAAGGAGGCTGTTATTAGAAATGACTCCAAAATTAATAAAAACACATGGCAACGGAAAAGCAAGAAGGTATTCAATCTCTGATGCATACGAGTTGTTTGTTCCAATCGACCTTAAAGCATATTATAACTTGCTTCCGGAAGAACGTAATGCAAAGAAATTTTTTAACCTTGAATTGATTCCAAAAGTGTTGAGTAAAGCGGAACTATTTACAAAAGAAGAAATTGAACAGTTAAATTTATTGCATGATAAGTATACTAAAAATATTGCTCCACTGTCTAGTAGTGAATATAAAAAGGAATTAGAAATTTTGGCAATCGATTTGTCTTGGAAATCTGGTGAGATAGAAGGAAACACTTATACTTTACTTGAGACAGAAGCACTAATAAAGTATAAGGAGCTTGCTGAAGGTAAGAAGCAAGAAGATGCTATAATGCTTCTTAATCATAAAGATGCTTTAGATTTTATTATAGCTGAACCAGATTATTTGAAACCTTTGACAATCAATCGAATTGAGGATATCCATTCTATCCTAATTAAAAAATTAGGAGTTGAAAGAAATATCCGAAAACGTGGAGTTGGAGTTGGAGGAACAGAATACAAACCTTTAAGTATGGAGCAGCAAATAGTAGAAGTTCTGCAACAAATGTGTGATTTAGTAAACGAAAGGAATAATATATTTGAAAAAGCATTATTATTATTAATCTTATTATCATATATTCAAGCATTTAATGATGGTAATAAGCGTACTGCCAGAATTATAAGTAATGCCATTCTTATGGAAAATGGATATTGTCCATTGTCTTATAGAAGTGTAAAAGCTTCTGATTACAAAAAAGCAATGCTCCTCTTTTACGAACAAAACAATATTACTGAATTTAAAAAGATATTTATAAATCAGTACAAATATGCTGTAAACAAATATTTTAATTTAGAACCAAAGCTAACAGAGTAG
- a CDS encoding tandem-95 repeat protein, whose product MFNATCTNALTYVPDDNLERYLETHDANGVFVGHGAATSMGNITSTVGPLVLDNHVFTNRINTVTKLEVPSLMISDMTGIQDFAALQRLECSNNTISNLDLSSNTALNYVKCEVNQITNLNVTNSPNLNFLACPINMLPALDVTQNPNLTILDCDTNKITNLDVTQNPKLYLLDAQDNLLTALDVSQNPLLFTLVCSSNQIPMIDVRANTKLNAFNCRDNLLTNLDLSLNTDLEILDFSKNSISSINLVNNLKLKILSAAENLLSNLDVHLNTSLHNLTCNNNPNLSNLNIANGNNASFTFFQSMNNPLLTCIKADAATPAIGLSGWYKDPQHMFSTTCAAICSIVTTADTNSTLEDTALTVAAANGVLANDTAGSCSLTVTQYASGGTSYSAGSTATLTEGTIIINADGSYTFTPAADFCGAVPQITYTTTDGTTTSNSTLDISVTCVNDAPVAVNNTMSGVPCPVATIPTIHTNDTDVDGTLDLTSFVLIDSSNASNTGNISTPLIVAGVGTFTINTLGYAFFNPVAGFTGAIATVNYTVKDNDGATSNIATLTFNLTTNLAAYPDTNTTNEDTSLTVTAPNGLLVNDTGSCGLSVVDFSVGGTTYTAGSYVVLSEGSLIINFDGSYSFIPTTNFCGVVPQITYKITDGLTTATSSFDITVTCINDAPIAIDDVVTTSTNTPVVISVKSNDTDVENDPLTVSPLTSSPTNGTIVLNSDGTITYTPNSGFTGTDSFTYTVCDPSGACDTATVTVTIAGCTLVTLIPDVNFEQALINQSIDSDGVINGQVCTADINTIKFLDVRNLSIRLMTGIEDFRDIEQLYASKNLLTSIDVTQNLNLIKLVLGQNQITGNLNVRNNRNLELLTCDNNLITTLDVTQNIKLKGLHFSNNKVPTIDVTNLSDLEVLTFDTNLISNLDVSQNLALIDLVADNNLLPTINVTNNRLLTRLACQNNMLTSLDVTQNTVLETLAYGDNNISSIDLSQNSKIKYLFCYRNGISTIDLSSLPLLEALHCRGNILVDLDLSIQSNFVQLFGDSNKLTRLNIANGNNSAFSFFEITRNPDLKCVQADAATPLTGLTGWTFDPQTSFSTDCSSVWSINVSATTLAALLSVIPSIDISPSDGVISLAEAAAYTGTLDLSGTGITDVEGLQAFTGITTLDVSGNGITDLSPLTGLVGVTINSRTTGETKNVSVKAMALETLIIKNNKIENVNLDKLSSLKEIDLSDNPDLVTVSLKNGANASITSFNASNTPLLTCIMVDDINASYLTNWTKDDASTFVTDAADCTQRVLSVSELDLQSKISIYPNPVKSTLTVQLKSNLALKSIEVYNLVGKRVMISKEKEVNLSTISNGMYLVKVITDKGIRIQKIVKE is encoded by the coding sequence ATGTTTAACGCTACTTGTACAAACGCATTAACATACGTACCAGATGATAATTTAGAACGTTACCTAGAAACACATGATGCCAATGGTGTATTTGTTGGTCATGGTGCTGCTACAAGTATGGGTAATATAACCTCTACAGTTGGGCCTTTAGTTTTAGATAATCATGTTTTTACAAATCGAATAAATACGGTTACAAAATTAGAAGTACCTAGTTTAATGATTTCTGATATGACAGGTATTCAAGATTTTGCTGCTTTACAAAGGTTAGAATGTTCTAATAATACTATTTCAAATTTAGATTTAAGCTCAAATACAGCACTAAACTATGTTAAGTGTGAGGTAAATCAAATAACAAATTTAAATGTAACAAATAGTCCAAACTTAAATTTTTTAGCATGTCCTATAAATATGTTACCTGCTTTAGATGTAACACAAAACCCAAATTTAACAATCTTAGATTGTGATACAAATAAAATTACCAACTTAGATGTAACACAGAATCCTAAATTATATTTATTAGATGCTCAAGATAATTTGTTAACTGCTTTAGATGTTAGTCAAAACCCGTTACTTTTTACGTTGGTTTGTAGCAGTAATCAAATTCCAATGATCGATGTAAGAGCCAATACTAAATTAAATGCATTTAATTGTAGGGATAACTTACTTACAAACTTAGATTTAAGTTTAAATACTGATTTAGAGATACTTGATTTTTCAAAAAACAGTATTTCTAGTATCAATTTAGTAAACAACCTAAAACTTAAAATTCTGTCTGCAGCAGAAAATCTACTAAGTAATTTAGATGTGCATTTAAATACTAGTTTGCATAATTTAACTTGTAATAATAACCCCAATTTAAGTAATTTAAATATTGCTAATGGAAATAATGCAAGTTTTACGTTTTTTCAATCAATGAATAACCCGCTTTTAACATGTATAAAAGCAGATGCTGCTACACCTGCTATTGGATTATCTGGTTGGTATAAAGACCCACAGCATATGTTTAGTACAACATGTGCTGCTATTTGTTCTATTGTAACTACTGCAGATACAAACTCAACACTTGAAGATACTGCATTAACTGTAGCTGCTGCAAATGGTGTTTTAGCAAATGATACAGCAGGTTCTTGCTCATTAACTGTAACTCAATACGCTTCTGGAGGAACTTCTTATTCAGCAGGATCTACAGCAACCCTCACAGAAGGTACAATTATTATAAATGCAGATGGAAGTTATACATTTACACCAGCTGCGGATTTTTGTGGAGCGGTGCCACAAATTACATATACAACTACAGATGGTACCACAACAAGTAATAGTACTTTAGATATATCAGTTACCTGTGTAAACGACGCACCTGTAGCAGTAAATAACACCATGTCTGGTGTGCCTTGTCCAGTAGCTACAATACCAACAATACATACCAATGATACTGATGTTGATGGAACTTTAGATCTTACAAGTTTTGTTTTAATTGATTCGAGTAATGCCTCAAATACCGGGAATATAAGTACACCATTAATTGTTGCTGGTGTAGGTACTTTTACAATTAACACATTAGGTTATGCTTTCTTTAATCCAGTAGCAGGTTTTACCGGTGCTATTGCAACAGTTAATTATACGGTAAAAGATAATGACGGAGCAACGTCTAACATTGCTACTTTAACATTTAATCTAACTACAAATTTAGCAGCATATCCAGATACAAATACAACAAATGAAGATACAAGTTTAACAGTTACTGCACCAAATGGATTATTAGTAAATGATACGGGATCTTGTGGACTTTCTGTTGTAGATTTTTCTGTAGGTGGAACAACTTATACAGCAGGGTCATATGTTGTATTATCAGAGGGATCATTGATCATAAATTTTGATGGAAGTTACTCATTTATACCCACTACAAATTTTTGTGGAGTCGTTCCTCAAATTACTTATAAAATTACAGATGGTTTAACTACAGCTACAAGTTCATTTGATATTACAGTTACTTGTATAAATGATGCACCTATAGCTATAGATGATGTTGTAACAACATCTACAAATACTCCGGTTGTAATTTCTGTAAAATCAAATGATACAGATGTAGAAAATGATCCTTTAACGGTTTCTCCTTTAACTTCAAGTCCTACTAACGGAACAATAGTGTTAAATTCAGATGGTACCATTACATATACACCAAATTCTGGATTTACAGGTACAGATAGTTTTACATATACGGTTTGTGATCCTTCAGGAGCGTGTGATACTGCAACGGTAACAGTAACAATAGCTGGCTGTACTTTAGTAACATTAATACCGGATGTTAATTTTGAGCAAGCTTTAATAAATCAAAGTATTGATTCAGATGGAGTTATAAATGGTCAGGTTTGTACAGCAGATATTAATACTATTAAATTTCTTGATGTTAGAAACTTGAGTATTAGATTAATGACAGGTATAGAAGATTTTAGAGATATTGAACAATTATATGCCTCTAAAAATTTACTTACAAGTATCGATGTAACTCAAAACTTAAATTTAATTAAATTAGTTTTAGGTCAGAACCAAATTACAGGAAATTTAAATGTAAGAAATAACAGGAATTTAGAACTTTTAACTTGTGATAATAATCTAATTACCACGTTAGATGTAACACAAAACATAAAACTTAAAGGATTACATTTTTCGAACAATAAAGTTCCAACGATTGATGTGACTAATTTGTCAGATTTAGAAGTGTTAACTTTTGATACCAATCTAATAAGTAATTTAGATGTTTCGCAAAATTTAGCTTTAATTGATTTAGTAGCGGATAACAATTTACTACCCACTATAAATGTTACAAACAATAGGTTGTTAACCAGACTTGCTTGTCAAAATAACATGTTAACAAGTTTAGATGTAACACAAAATACGGTGTTAGAAACATTAGCATATGGAGATAATAATATATCAAGTATAGATTTATCTCAAAATTCGAAAATAAAATATTTATTCTGCTATAGAAACGGAATATCTACCATTGATTTATCATCTTTACCTTTGTTAGAAGCATTGCATTGTAGAGGTAATATATTAGTTGATTTAGACTTAAGTATTCAATCTAATTTTGTTCAATTATTTGGAGATTCTAATAAATTAACTAGGTTGAATATAGCAAATGGAAATAATTCAGCATTCTCCTTTTTTGAGATAACAAGAAACCCTGATTTAAAATGTGTTCAAGCTGATGCAGCAACTCCTTTAACTGGTTTAACAGGTTGGACTTTTGACCCTCAAACATCTTTTAGCACAGACTGCTCATCCGTTTGGTCAATAAACGTTTCTGCTACAACGCTAGCAGCACTATTAAGTGTTATTCCTTCTATAGATATATCTCCAAGTGATGGTGTAATTAGTTTAGCAGAAGCAGCAGCGTATACTGGCACTTTAGATTTAAGTGGTACGGGTATAACAGATGTAGAAGGTTTACAGGCATTTACAGGGATAACAACTTTAGATGTTTCAGGAAACGGAATTACAGATTTAAGCCCATTAACAGGTCTAGTAGGGGTAACTATTAATAGTAGAACAACTGGAGAAACAAAAAATGTATCAGTTAAAGCGATGGCTTTAGAAACATTAATTATAAAAAACAATAAGATAGAGAATGTTAATTTAGATAAACTATCGAGCCTAAAAGAAATAGATCTAAGTGATAACCCAGATTTGGTAACGGTAAGTTTAAAAAACGGAGCTAACGCAAGCATTACCTCTTTTAATGCTAGCAACACACCATTATTAACTTGTATTATGGTAGATGATATTAACGCAAGTTATTTAACCAATTGGACCAAAGATGATGCAAGTACTTTTGTAACGGATGCTGCAGATTGTACCCAAAGAGTATTAAGTGTTAGTGAGCTAGATCTACAGAGTAAAATTAGTATCTATCCAAACCCAGTAAAAAGTACACTTACAGTACAATTGAAAAGTAATTTGGCTTTAAAAAGTATCGAAGTGTATAATCTAGTGGGAAAACGTGTTATGATAAGTAAAGAAAAAGAAGTAAACCTAAGTACTATATCAAACGGAATGTATCTAGTAAAGGTAATTACAGATAAAGGAATACGTATTCAAAAAATAGTGAAAGAGTAA
- a CDS encoding histidine kinase: MLKKLTKLLFFSLCIFLYAQEPIRYTTKQSLPSNHIYDMQEDADGFMWFATNRGLVKYDGETFKTLTIKDGLPNNDTWALDLDFQGRLWYFSKSSYQGYIKNDSIYKFQEESKKVRTPSLFSKNKEMFWYYSRTGVITLKDDKLVNLLPFKDVTYSLHATKIIKQLNLGNQHYTYIFIPTTKEFFFFIKDKLLVYDFDFNFKEEIPNTTKVDFTDVNTVAQGILPNNQFYKTNGSIIFFFNVVTKKFSSFDLKSIDRSLKTLNFLKIKAVKDEIQVSFPGHLLIFNYNLELISKHSFIHEASNIASYKDSKGNIWLRDFTSGISLIPNTQVHSRYYFNNKKVQKIAAIDSLLISGIQQDGFYTLNPKTTSIKKVVKLKNSQAEIYQIKKDATSQFITLVSSYESYFYKSSLQFQKQHKIKLHYQDYYNDQYGFKDIRRFNNFDYYTSAHSISKINPTTKKGPIVSDKLGLIISEVFKNSLFFGGSDGLHQLVNDSLSRPKLKHRLLKVSVSSIAATKNNLWVGTDGRGMYSYNEKNLAHLKVTDGLSIQRILHKDSLIWIASNIGVHKITLDQNSLENSKITNNFFESDGLLQNNTNDIAMIDSILYAASDIGLAKINVNSEIYKTKPKLYFKTKKDTMSFAKEARDNISISFGLQDFVNQENTSFEYRLLPNQKKWVTTQTRILNFSNLKPNLYVLEVKATDQHTNFTIKKQYIEVMPLWWQTLVAKVSFCLLGLFIIFGFFQIIKKRIERKEKAKTLLNKRISGLELQSLRSQMNPHFVHNSLNAIQYYIQRNEVELSEDYLSKFSKLVRLFFEYSRRNTITIAEEIGLLENYLLIEKLRFEDKLSFKIEVDKKLDVDDQNIPSMILQPIIENAVNHGLFHKKENGFVRVNFQQKAKNSFTVIIEDDGIGIKKAKEIYKNSTKNYQSNSTNVLEERLSLLKQSHDWDIEYTIKDLSNFKEKTGTKVILKFNKLGD, from the coding sequence ATGCTAAAAAAACTAACCAAACTACTTTTTTTTAGCTTGTGCATTTTTTTATATGCACAAGAACCCATACGCTATACAACAAAACAAAGCTTGCCTTCTAACCATATTTATGATATGCAAGAAGATGCCGATGGTTTTATGTGGTTTGCAACCAATAGAGGTTTGGTAAAATACGATGGTGAAACCTTTAAAACTTTAACGATAAAAGACGGATTACCGAATAACGATACTTGGGCATTAGATTTAGATTTTCAAGGTAGGCTCTGGTATTTCTCTAAAAGCAGTTACCAAGGGTATATTAAAAATGATAGTATCTATAAGTTTCAAGAAGAAAGTAAAAAAGTTAGGACTCCTTCTTTGTTTAGTAAAAATAAAGAAATGTTCTGGTATTATTCAAGAACTGGAGTTATAACGCTTAAAGATGATAAACTAGTAAATTTATTACCTTTTAAGGATGTTACGTACAGCTTACATGCAACAAAAATAATAAAGCAACTTAATTTAGGTAACCAGCATTATACTTATATTTTTATCCCAACAACTAAAGAGTTTTTCTTTTTTATAAAAGATAAACTTCTGGTATATGATTTTGATTTTAATTTTAAAGAAGAAATTCCAAATACGACAAAGGTTGATTTTACGGATGTAAATACTGTAGCACAAGGAATATTACCCAATAATCAATTCTATAAAACTAACGGCTCTATAATATTTTTTTTTAATGTAGTAACTAAGAAATTTTCTAGTTTTGATCTTAAATCTATAGACCGATCCTTAAAAACATTAAATTTTTTAAAAATTAAAGCAGTTAAAGATGAAATACAAGTAAGTTTTCCAGGACATTTATTAATTTTTAATTATAATTTAGAGTTAATCAGTAAGCATTCGTTTATACATGAGGCTTCTAATATAGCTAGTTATAAAGATAGTAAAGGGAATATATGGTTGAGAGATTTTACGAGTGGTATTTCTTTAATACCAAATACCCAAGTACATTCTCGATATTATTTTAACAATAAAAAAGTACAGAAAATAGCCGCTATAGATAGTCTATTAATTTCAGGCATTCAACAAGATGGATTCTATACATTAAATCCAAAGACAACTTCAATTAAAAAGGTTGTAAAATTAAAAAATTCACAAGCCGAAATATATCAAATAAAAAAAGATGCAACCTCACAATTCATAACACTTGTTTCAAGTTATGAGAGTTATTTCTATAAATCTTCATTACAGTTTCAAAAACAACATAAAATTAAGTTACATTATCAAGATTATTATAATGATCAATATGGTTTTAAAGACATTAGACGTTTTAATAATTTTGATTATTACACTAGTGCTCATAGTATATCTAAAATAAACCCTACTACTAAAAAAGGTCCTATTGTATCTGATAAATTAGGTTTAATTATCAGTGAAGTTTTTAAAAATAGTTTGTTTTTTGGTGGTAGTGATGGTTTACATCAGCTTGTAAATGACAGCCTGTCTAGGCCTAAACTTAAGCATAGACTTCTTAAAGTATCTGTAAGTTCTATCGCAGCAACCAAAAATAATCTATGGGTTGGTACAGATGGCCGTGGTATGTATAGTTATAATGAAAAGAACTTAGCACATCTTAAAGTAACTGATGGTCTTAGCATACAACGCATTCTTCATAAAGATTCTCTAATATGGATTGCAAGCAACATAGGCGTGCATAAGATTACATTAGACCAAAATAGTTTAGAAAACTCAAAAATCACCAATAACTTTTTTGAATCTGATGGTTTGTTGCAAAATAATACAAATGATATTGCTATGATAGACAGTATTTTGTATGCAGCAAGTGATATTGGTTTAGCTAAAATTAATGTAAATAGTGAGATTTATAAAACCAAACCAAAACTTTATTTTAAGACTAAAAAAGATACAATGTCTTTTGCTAAGGAAGCTAGAGATAATATTTCTATTTCTTTTGGTTTGCAGGATTTTGTAAATCAAGAAAACACCAGTTTTGAATATCGTTTATTACCAAATCAAAAAAAGTGGGTAACAACCCAAACAAGAATTTTAAATTTTTCTAACTTAAAGCCAAACCTTTATGTATTAGAGGTTAAAGCTACAGACCAACATACTAATTTTACTATCAAAAAGCAATATATAGAGGTAATGCCTCTGTGGTGGCAAACACTAGTAGCGAAAGTAAGTTTTTGTCTTCTAGGTCTTTTTATCATTTTTGGCTTTTTTCAAATAATTAAAAAAAGAATTGAACGTAAAGAGAAAGCAAAAACATTATTAAATAAACGTATTTCTGGTTTAGAATTGCAATCGTTGCGTAGCCAAATGAACCCTCATTTTGTACATAATTCTTTAAATGCAATTCAATATTATATTCAACGGAATGAGGTGGAATTATCGGAAGATTATTTATCAAAATTTTCCAAATTAGTCCGTTTGTTTTTTGAGTATTCTAGAAGAAATACAATAACTATTGCAGAAGAAATTGGTTTGTTAGAAAATTATTTGTTGATAGAAAAATTACGTTTTGAAGATAAGTTATCTTTTAAAATAGAAGTCGATAAAAAGTTGGATGTAGACGATCAAAACATTCCTTCAATGATTTTACAACCCATCATAGAAAATGCAGTAAACCATGGTTTATTTCATAAAAAAGAGAATGGTTTTGTACGTGTTAACTTTCAACAAAAAGCAAAGAATTCTTTTACAGTTATTATAGAAGACGATGGTATTGGTATAAAGAAAGCAAAAGAGATTTATAAAAATTCAACAAAGAATTATCAATCTAATTCTACCAATGTTTTAGAAGAACGATTAAGTCTTTTAAAACAAAGTCATGATTGGGATATTGAATACACAATAAAAGATTTGTCTAATTTTAAAGAAAAGACAGGAACAAAAGTTATTTTAAAATTCAATAAATTAGGTGATTAA
- a CDS encoding sensor histidine kinase: protein MLIWLFLLGITFSFIIPAVNLYLSERKIPYIFYIGYILTSVIFILFTFVKYNNLILFKDVDFTNFFSYERIINSIAAIFYYTFLWHYVENSKRKKAYRKILNRLIFFTFIASVFITILDVFKFGNNIVDIVTLVLSLLVIIYILILCVKLISDKNNVFKIIGVGFLGFMVLVTGSLFIDTVPALSFISDNPHKLYLIGVIFELTLLNYALNLSNQDHIKSLSLEKNSMEGLALRSQMNPHFVHNSLNAIQYYIQRNEVDLSENYLSRFSKLVRLFFEYSRRTTISVSEEIVLLENYLIIEKLRFEDKLSFNINVDEKMDVEEQHIPTMILQPIVENAVNHGLFHKKEKGTVSVNFIKNSENSFTVIIEDDGIGLKKARKIYKNSSKNYQSNSTNVLEERLQLLKQSKKWKIEYSIKDLSDDDNKTGTRVTLLFKINKL, encoded by the coding sequence ATGTTAATTTGGTTATTCTTATTGGGTATTACTTTTTCGTTTATTATACCTGCAGTAAATCTTTATTTAAGCGAAAGAAAAATACCTTACATATTTTATATAGGTTATATTCTTACTAGTGTAATTTTTATACTTTTCACTTTTGTAAAATATAATAATCTCATACTTTTTAAAGACGTAGATTTCACAAATTTTTTTAGTTATGAAAGAATTATAAATTCTATAGCAGCAATATTTTATTATACCTTTCTATGGCATTATGTAGAAAATTCTAAAAGAAAAAAGGCATATAGAAAAATACTAAATAGATTAATTTTTTTCACTTTCATTGCATCCGTATTTATTACAATATTAGACGTTTTTAAGTTTGGTAACAATATTGTAGATATAGTTACTCTTGTATTAAGTTTATTAGTAATCATATATATTCTAATATTGTGTGTAAAACTTATAAGTGATAAAAACAATGTTTTTAAAATTATAGGTGTTGGGTTTTTAGGTTTTATGGTTTTAGTAACAGGGTCTTTATTTATTGATACAGTTCCAGCTTTAAGTTTCATTTCAGACAATCCTCATAAATTGTATTTAATAGGCGTAATTTTTGAACTAACACTTTTAAATTATGCTTTAAATTTATCGAATCAAGATCATATAAAATCTTTAAGTTTAGAAAAAAACAGCATGGAAGGGCTAGCTCTTAGATCTCAAATGAATCCTCATTTTGTACATAATTCGTTAAATGCGATACAATATTATATTCAAAGGAATGAGGTAGATTTATCGGAAAATTATTTGTCAAGATTTTCTAAATTAGTTCGTTTATTTTTTGAATATTCGAGAAGAACTACCATTTCAGTTTCAGAAGAAATTGTATTGTTAGAAAATTATTTAATTATAGAAAAATTACGTTTTGAAGATAAATTATCTTTTAATATAAATGTTGATGAAAAAATGGATGTTGAAGAGCAACATATACCTACAATGATTTTACAACCCATTGTAGAAAATGCAGTAAACCATGGGTTATTTCATAAAAAAGAAAAAGGTACTGTGAGTGTTAATTTTATAAAAAACTCAGAAAATTCTTTTACAGTAATTATAGAAGATGATGGAATAGGTTTAAAAAAAGCAAGAAAAATATATAAAAACTCTTCTAAAAACTACCAATCAAATTCTACTAATGTTTTAGAAGAAAGATTACAACTTTTAAAACAGAGTAAAAAGTGGAAAATAGAATATAGTATCAAAGATTTATCAGACGATGATAATAAAACGGGTACTAGAGTGACTTTATTATTTAAAATAAATAAACTATGA
- a CDS encoding LytTR family DNA-binding domain-containing protein: protein MKVNAILIDDEPKALAILKNKIERFCSNVTIIGETQNPEEAIEILEKTQPELVFLDIAMPQMSGFDLLSKIKNPTFEIIFVTAFDEYAIEAINHCAIGYLLKPVDNQNLISVVQKATNNIEEKTALEKNKILIENLGIQTFQKKKIVIPTKDGLEFIEIERIIFCEGVDGYTKIHLINKQTILSSHSIGHFNKLLVTQGFYLIHKSYFINIDHISKYLNEGYVVLSENHNLPISRSRRNDFVNSLKK from the coding sequence ATGAAAGTAAATGCAATTCTTATAGATGATGAACCAAAAGCGTTAGCAATTCTTAAAAATAAAATTGAAAGGTTCTGTTCTAATGTAACCATTATTGGAGAAACTCAAAACCCAGAAGAAGCAATAGAAATTTTAGAAAAGACACAGCCAGAACTTGTTTTTTTAGATATTGCAATGCCACAAATGAGTGGTTTTGATTTGTTAAGTAAAATTAAAAACCCCACGTTCGAAATTATTTTTGTTACTGCTTTTGATGAATATGCTATTGAAGCAATTAATCATTGTGCAATAGGTTATTTACTGAAACCAGTAGATAATCAAAATTTAATTTCTGTTGTACAAAAAGCTACTAATAATATTGAAGAAAAAACTGCTTTAGAAAAAAACAAAATTTTAATAGAGAATTTAGGAATACAGACATTTCAAAAAAAGAAAATAGTAATCCCTACAAAGGATGGATTAGAATTTATAGAAATAGAAAGAATTATTTTTTGTGAAGGTGTAGATGGGTATACTAAAATTCACCTTATAAATAAGCAAACTATATTAAGTTCCCATAGTATTGGTCATTTTAATAAGCTATTAGTAACTCAAGGATTTTATTTAATTCATAAGTCTTATTTTATTAATATTGATCATATTTCAAAATACTTAAATGAGGGATATGTTGTTTTGAGTGAAAACCATAATCTTCCAATTTCTAGAAGTAGAAGAAATGATTTTGTTAATAGTTTAAAGAAATAA